AAGAAGTGATACCCGAAACACGCGATCCGAATTTCCAAGCGAAAGGACCTGACACATGGCACTGAAGATCCGTCTCTCCCGCGGCGGCGCGAAGAAGCGCCCGTTCTACCGCATCGTCGTGACCGACAGCCGCAACCCGCGGGACGGACGCTTCATCGAGAAGATCGGCACCTACAACCCGATCCTCCCGCGCGAGTCCGAAACCCGCCTCGTCCTCGACGTCGAGAAGGCGAAGGAGTGGATGGCGAAGGGCGCGACGCCGACCGACCGCGTGGCGCGCTTCCTCGA
This is a stretch of genomic DNA from Futiania mangrovi. It encodes these proteins:
- the rpsP gene encoding 30S ribosomal protein S16, with the translated sequence MALKIRLSRGGAKKRPFYRIVVTDSRNPRDGRFIEKIGTYNPILPRESETRLVLDVEKAKEWMAKGATPTDRVARFLEDAGVVKAKTRSNPNKAKPGKKAEERAEMRRQREEEAAAAAAAPAEEAPAEEPAAEA